The window ACGATCATCAGCGTGCGCACCCGGCGTCCCAGCCCACGCTGACGACCGAGGGCTACGACCCGGACGGCTGGTTGGGTGGGACCTTTGCGACCGAGCCGTAGGACCGCTCGACCGTGTAGCGCAGGGCCGAGTCGTCGAGCTTGGCGTGGGCGGCGGCCACGAGGTCGATGTCGAGTACGTCGGCCAGCCGGGTCAGGTAGATCATCACGTCACCGATCTCGGCGCGGATCCGTGCACCGGCCGCCGGATCGTGGGTCATCACCCGCGCCGCCTCGTCCGGGGTGAGCCACTGCAACTCGGCGAGCAGCTCACCGACCTCGCCGGCCAGTGCCATGGACAGGTTCTTCGCGGTGTGGAACTGCTGCCAGTCGCGCTCGGCGACGAACGTCCGCAGCCGCTCGGTCAGCTCCGGCACGGTCGTGCCGCGCTCGTGGGTGGTCTGCGAGGGTTCGATGCTCATGCCAC of the Micromonospora sp. NBC_01796 genome contains:
- a CDS encoding nucleotide pyrophosphohydrolase → MSIEPSQTTHERGTTVPELTERLRTFVAERDWQQFHTAKNLSMALAGEVGELLAELQWLTPDEAARVMTHDPAAGARIRAEIGDVMIYLTRLADVLDIDLVAAAHAKLDDSALRYTVERSYGSVAKVPPNQPSGS